A single window of Pontibacillus chungwhensis DNA harbors:
- the liaF gene encoding cell wall-active antibiotics response protein LiaF, producing MMKRVGFTKFILAVALIVGGIFILLANLDVISLEMWQVFSYSYPFILLAIGIKFILDSLFGKGDRWPLGLITTVFAAFLVMDRFGWMTFTAGDIWLLWPLLLVLIGVRIFTSKGTKPKVEIRFDDEHDSEDFKRKKSAIGDYSFTNSDWSVEPMNLWNAVGDYKFDFTKAFIPEKDTPFKLSGVVGDVKILMPENVAFRIEASVKTGDIRILDQKADGLNRVMHYQTPDYGTATRKVTFYVDFKVGNIRLDRV from the coding sequence ATGATGAAACGAGTAGGTTTTACAAAGTTTATTCTAGCAGTTGCATTAATTGTTGGTGGAATTTTTATATTATTAGCGAATCTTGACGTTATTTCCCTGGAAATGTGGCAAGTATTTTCTTATAGTTATCCTTTCATACTTCTCGCTATTGGGATTAAATTTATCTTAGATAGCCTATTTGGGAAGGGAGATCGTTGGCCGCTTGGTTTGATTACGACCGTATTTGCTGCCTTCCTTGTTATGGATCGATTCGGGTGGATGACGTTTACAGCAGGTGATATTTGGTTGCTTTGGCCTTTACTATTGGTGCTAATCGGTGTTCGAATCTTTACATCTAAAGGCACGAAGCCAAAAGTCGAGATCCGCTTTGATGATGAACATGATTCAGAGGATTTTAAGAGGAAGAAAAGCGCCATTGGGGACTATTCCTTTACAAATAGTGATTGGTCAGTAGAACCGATGAACTTATGGAATGCAGTGGGGGATTACAAGTTTGATTTCACAAAGGCGTTTATCCCTGAGAAAGATACACCTTTTAAACTATCCGGAGTCGTAGGAGATGTGAAAATATTAATGCCTGAAAATGTCGCTTTTCGTATTGAAGCGAGTGTGAAAACAGGCGATATACGAATTCTTGATCAGAAGGCAGATGGATTGAACCGAGTCATGCACTATCAGACACCAGATTACGGGACGGCAACAAGAAAAGTAACATTTTATGTCGATTTCAAGGTTGGCAATATACGTCTGGACCGAGTGTAG
- a CDS encoding phosphatase PAP2 family protein: MESYDYFSKRSLHFLTVIGLVIALTLMILVLTNQAGLLDDWAAQFAEESGEGVHQFFAALTPFGSGKVLGPVALLFIFILGVMKKNRLQAVMMFFGVLVGYGVNLSLKSAIGRERPLLNESVEGFSFPSGHAMVSLICAVLAYYFLTRRAQSRLTVTVSAGIGFMLVFLIGLVECLKERIISQMC; encoded by the coding sequence TTGGAATCATACGATTATTTTTCTAAACGGTCCCTTCACTTCTTAACCGTGATTGGACTAGTTATTGCGTTAACATTAATGATTCTTGTCCTGACAAATCAGGCTGGCTTGTTAGATGACTGGGCTGCTCAGTTTGCAGAAGAATCGGGAGAAGGGGTGCACCAGTTCTTTGCTGCTCTCACACCTTTTGGATCAGGTAAGGTTCTTGGACCTGTGGCTCTCTTGTTTATTTTCATCCTTGGGGTTATGAAGAAAAACAGACTTCAAGCGGTTATGATGTTTTTTGGTGTTCTAGTGGGATATGGAGTTAACCTCTCCCTAAAGAGCGCTATAGGACGAGAACGACCTCTTCTTAATGAAAGTGTGGAAGGGTTTAGTTTTCCTAGTGGTCACGCGATGGTTTCGTTAATATGTGCTGTGCTCGCTTATTATTTTCTTACCAGAAGAGCTCAGTCTCGTTTAACAGTTACAGTAAGCGCGGGGATAGGATTTATGCTTGTCTTTTTAATCGGGTTAGTCGAGTGTTTGAAGGAGCGCATTATCTCTCAGATGTGTTAG
- a CDS encoding phosphatase PAP2 family protein — MFEGAHYLSDVLAGFMFGFVFAIVWIWLYEWMANRVKLRLEAEEETTQSMF, encoded by the coding sequence GTGTTTGAAGGAGCGCATTATCTCTCAGATGTGTTAGCTGGGTTCATGTTTGGGTTTGTTTTTGCTATCGTCTGGATCTGGTTGTATGAATGGATGGCTAATAGAGTGAAACTCCGACTAGAGGCTGAGGAGGAGACCACCCAGAGCATGTTCTAA